A segment of the Nostoc sp. TCL26-01 genome:
AATGGATACGGCTGATGGTTTAGCCGTGGGTAATCCAGAACGGCGGTTGGAGGTAATGGCAGATAGTGCTACAGGTGCATTTGGGGCTATGGCAGCGATCGCTATTATTGTACTCAAAACATCTGCCTTAACGGATATTGGGCAACATCGATGGCTGATATTAATGGCAACTTGTGGCTGGGGAAGATGGGGACAACAACTAGCGATCGCCTGCTATCCTTATTTAAAACCCACCGGTAAAGGGGCATTTCACAAACAAGCAATTAAGTCATACACAGATTTACTACCAGGATTGCTGTTAATGCTCGCTGTCAGTGGTTTATTCTGGCTAATAAATGGTCGGCGTTTGCTCACCTCAATTATTATGGTTGCGGCTGGGAGTGCGATCGCTACTTTAACTGGTGCATGGTTCAATCACAAATTAGGTGGACATACTGGTGACACCTACGGCGCAGTAGTGGAATGGACTGAAGCCTTATTTCTTTGTATCATGACTACGCTTTAGTGCGGTTTTAAAATATCTTTGCTACTGACTATTGAATACTGACAAGGCTTCATCCTGCAAATGGTGTGAAGTTAGTTTTCATTGCGTGGTGTGACCTTAATATCTCCCGTCAGTTCATTAGTAAAGAACTATAGTTAACATTTGAAGTTTTGCTGAATCTGGCA
Coding sequences within it:
- the cobS gene encoding adenosylcobinamide-GDP ribazoletransferase, whose amino-acid sequence is MEKQPQWWQKLLLNFVASIVFYTSIPLPYVNGLDFQAVSRLVPLVGLLIGGILGLLDLGINYFGISVLTRSALIVGLWIAITGGLHLDGAMDTADGLAVGNPERRLEVMADSATGAFGAMAAIAIIVLKTSALTDIGQHRWLILMATCGWGRWGQQLAIACYPYLKPTGKGAFHKQAIKSYTDLLPGLLLMLAVSGLFWLINGRRLLTSIIMVAAGSAIATLTGAWFNHKLGGHTGDTYGAVVEWTEALFLCIMTTL